The following proteins are co-located in the Pseudoalteromonas sp. N1230-9 genome:
- a CDS encoding NUDIX hydrolase yields the protein MNSQHLIARFSLSQTTERPATIRFNAEKRASAVMLPLLDVNDKAHLLLCKRPSYLLHHPGEICLPGGKYEEQDESLLHTALRELNEELSIAKHQVTVHGKLHQYATLTGFTIEPFVCTLSKGTTWQADPNEVAASFLMPLSYLSNQQNWQPLPFQRNGKTIMLQGLMTPHGLLWGATANIINNFIKQLALPV from the coding sequence TTGAATAGTCAGCACCTAATTGCCCGTTTTAGTTTAAGTCAAACCACAGAACGCCCTGCTACCATTCGCTTTAATGCCGAAAAGCGTGCCAGTGCCGTGATGCTGCCTCTGCTCGATGTGAATGACAAAGCGCATTTGTTGCTGTGCAAGCGACCAAGTTATTTACTTCATCACCCTGGGGAGATTTGCCTGCCCGGAGGTAAGTATGAAGAGCAAGATGAATCTTTGCTGCACACAGCTCTTCGAGAGCTTAATGAAGAGCTCAGCATTGCCAAACATCAAGTGACAGTCCATGGTAAGTTGCACCAATATGCGACCTTAACCGGTTTCACGATTGAGCCCTTTGTTTGTACGCTTAGCAAAGGCACAACATGGCAAGCGGACCCTAACGAAGTTGCTGCCAGTTTTTTAATGCCCTTGTCTTATTTGAGTAATCAACAAAACTGGCAACCTCTCCCCTTTCAGCGAAATGGTAAAACCATTATGTTGCAAGGCTTGATGACTCCGCACGGTCTGCTGTGGGGGGCAACAGCCAACATTATTAATAACTTTATCAAACAGCTCGCCCTACCAGTTTAA
- a CDS encoding solute carrier family 23 protein has protein sequence MFDRLFKLNDNDTTIRRETIAGITTFITMVYIVFVNPAMLAEAGMDQGAAFVATCIAAAIGCFIMGLWANYPLALAPGMGLNAFFTYGVVLGMGYSWQAALGAVFMSGCIFLFLSLFKVREWIIDAIPLVLKRAIATGIGAFLALIALKNAGIIVASPATLVQLGDITAPGPLLAIFSFFVIAALLYRDMKSGVLISILLVTAIALGLDLVEYQGVMSLPPSIAPTFMQLDFAAAFEISMLTVVFAFLFVDLFDTSGTLVAVTQKAGLADEHGKMPRLGRALSADSTATIAGSMLGTSTTTSYIESVSGVSVGGRTGLTAVVVGICFLLMMFFAPLAAMIPAYATAGAILYVAVLMMQNLKLVNWDDMTDAIPVSVVLLMTPLTFSIAHGIALGFISYTAVKLVCGKKDEISVSVWILTALFIIKFAFLS, from the coding sequence ATGTTCGACAGACTCTTCAAATTAAACGATAACGACACCACTATTCGCCGCGAGACCATTGCGGGTATTACCACTTTCATCACCATGGTCTACATCGTATTTGTAAATCCTGCGATGTTAGCTGAAGCGGGTATGGATCAAGGTGCAGCCTTTGTTGCTACGTGTATTGCTGCTGCGATTGGCTGTTTTATTATGGGATTATGGGCTAATTATCCTTTAGCTCTTGCACCAGGGATGGGTCTGAATGCATTTTTCACCTATGGTGTTGTGCTAGGAATGGGCTATAGCTGGCAAGCTGCGCTAGGTGCTGTTTTTATGTCAGGCTGTATTTTCCTGTTCTTAAGTTTATTCAAAGTCCGTGAGTGGATTATTGATGCGATTCCTTTAGTTTTAAAGCGTGCAATTGCAACGGGCATTGGGGCATTTTTAGCACTTATTGCTTTGAAGAATGCGGGCATTATCGTGGCAAGTCCTGCAACACTTGTACAGTTAGGGGATATAACGGCTCCAGGGCCTTTACTCGCTATTTTTAGCTTTTTTGTAATTGCGGCTCTTTTATATCGCGATATGAAAAGCGGTGTACTTATCAGTATTTTATTAGTCACTGCCATTGCGTTAGGTTTAGATTTAGTTGAATACCAAGGTGTTATGTCTTTGCCTCCATCGATCGCACCGACCTTTATGCAACTTGATTTCGCCGCCGCGTTTGAAATATCAATGTTAACGGTTGTCTTTGCGTTTTTGTTTGTAGATTTGTTTGATACATCGGGCACGCTTGTCGCTGTAACGCAAAAAGCAGGCCTTGCCGATGAACATGGTAAAATGCCACGTTTAGGCCGCGCATTAAGTGCAGATAGCACCGCAACTATTGCAGGCTCAATGCTAGGTACATCAACGACCACGTCTTATATTGAATCGGTTTCAGGTGTCTCTGTTGGTGGTCGTACGGGGTTAACTGCGGTTGTTGTGGGTATTTGCTTCTTATTAATGATGTTCTTCGCACCGCTTGCTGCGATGATCCCTGCCTATGCAACAGCAGGAGCGATTTTATATGTTGCAGTGTTGATGATGCAAAATTTAAAGCTGGTTAATTGGGATGACATGACCGATGCGATCCCTGTCAGTGTTGTACTATTGATGACCCCATTAACTTTTTCTATCGCGCACGGTATTGCACTTGGTTTTATTTCGTATACTGCGGTGAAATTAGTATGTGGTAAAAAAGATGAGATCAGTGTGAGTGTATGGATTTTGACTGCATTGTTTATTATTAAGTTTGCATTCTTATCATAA
- the pabB gene encoding aminodeoxychorismate synthase component I, protein MINDENLCIKLDLSGDCIALFSHFAHLPHAVLLDSANSEHINSRFDIIAIAPLKQLEVRENQCFVDGKAQLSDCFSLMKAGLQEFNHTANPNNLPFTGGWLGYFGYDLGRVIETMPNTAENDINMPQMAVGLYPDALIFDKQQQSWFYVCQPNQNRLALYQQHLNETPASAEFVLQSDWQSNMSKASYSEKFEKIQAYLKSGDCYQINLAQRFKAEFSGSTWQAYKQLREANKAPFSSYINHPDGAILSISPERFISINQGQIETKPIKGTLPRLADSEQDQAQATRLQQSEKDRAENVMIVDLLRNDLGKVARPGSVTVPSLFAIESFPAVHHLVSTVRAELADGKDAIDQIHAAFPGGSITGAPKIRAMEIIEELEPHRRSVYCGSIGYLSACGNMDTSITIRTLVCHQGAIYCWAGGGIVADSKVDLEYQETYDKVNKILPLLK, encoded by the coding sequence ATGATAAACGATGAAAATTTGTGCATTAAATTAGATTTAAGCGGTGATTGTATCGCGCTATTTAGTCATTTTGCTCATTTGCCCCATGCTGTGTTGCTCGATTCAGCTAATAGCGAGCATATAAATAGCCGCTTCGATATCATTGCTATTGCGCCATTAAAACAATTAGAAGTGCGCGAAAATCAGTGTTTTGTCGACGGCAAAGCGCAATTAAGTGATTGTTTTAGTTTGATGAAAGCAGGTCTTCAGGAATTTAATCACACAGCAAACCCTAACAATCTGCCTTTTACGGGCGGTTGGCTTGGTTATTTTGGTTATGACTTAGGTCGTGTAATTGAAACCATGCCAAATACTGCCGAAAACGACATTAACATGCCGCAAATGGCTGTCGGTCTTTATCCAGATGCCCTTATTTTCGATAAGCAACAACAAAGCTGGTTTTACGTTTGTCAGCCAAATCAAAATCGCTTAGCGCTATACCAGCAGCACCTAAACGAAACGCCAGCAAGTGCAGAGTTCGTGCTACAAAGCGACTGGCAGTCAAATATGAGTAAAGCCAGCTACAGCGAAAAGTTCGAGAAAATTCAGGCTTATTTAAAAAGTGGTGACTGTTATCAGATCAACCTTGCGCAGCGTTTTAAAGCTGAATTTTCAGGTTCAACATGGCAAGCATATAAACAACTCCGAGAAGCGAATAAAGCACCGTTTTCAAGCTATATAAATCACCCAGATGGCGCTATTTTATCTATCTCACCTGAGCGTTTTATTTCTATTAATCAGGGCCAAATAGAAACCAAGCCAATTAAAGGCACACTCCCTCGTTTGGCTGACTCTGAACAAGACCAAGCGCAGGCAACTCGTTTACAACAATCTGAAAAAGACCGCGCAGAAAATGTCATGATTGTTGATCTGCTGCGCAACGATTTAGGCAAAGTGGCTCGTCCAGGTAGTGTCACAGTACCTTCGCTATTTGCCATTGAAAGCTTTCCAGCTGTACATCATTTAGTAAGTACTGTGCGCGCAGAATTAGCGGATGGCAAAGATGCTATTGACCAAATTCATGCGGCTTTCCCAGGTGGTTCAATTACTGGAGCACCGAAAATTCGTGCTATGGAAATTATTGAAGAGCTCGAACCACATCGCCGTAGTGTGTACTGCGGCTCAATTGGCTATTTAAGTGCTTGTGGCAACATGGATACCAGTATCACAATTCGCACTTTAGTGTGTCATCAAGGTGCAATCTATTGCTGGGCTGGCGGCGGCATTGTGGCTGATTCAAAGGTCGACTTGGAGTACCAAGAGACTTACGATAAAGTAAATAAAATACTACCTTTATTAAAGTAA
- the rnhA gene encoding ribonuclease HI, with protein MQKTVEIYTDGSCLGNPGPGGYGIVMRYNGHEKLLSQGYTLTTNNRMEMLAAIVALETLTRPCHVILTTDSQYVKQGIESWVENWKKRGWKTAAKKPVKNVDLWKRLDAACQQHSVEWRWVKGHSGNKYNEIVDDLAREAAGSNDLLEDTGYDGN; from the coding sequence GTGCAGAAAACCGTAGAGATTTACACCGATGGATCATGTTTAGGAAATCCAGGGCCTGGAGGGTATGGCATCGTGATGCGATACAACGGCCACGAGAAGCTATTAAGTCAAGGCTATACCTTAACAACCAATAATCGGATGGAAATGCTCGCAGCCATAGTCGCACTTGAAACTCTCACCCGCCCTTGTCATGTCATTCTGACCACCGATAGCCAATATGTAAAACAAGGTATTGAATCATGGGTCGAAAATTGGAAAAAACGCGGCTGGAAAACCGCAGCAAAAAAACCTGTTAAAAATGTCGATTTATGGAAACGACTTGATGCTGCCTGCCAACAACACAGCGTAGAATGGCGCTGGGTAAAAGGTCATAGCGGCAATAAGTATAATGAGATTGTTGACGATCTTGCTCGTGAAGCAGCTGGCAGCAATGATTTACTTGAAGACACAGGTTACGACGGTAATTAA
- a CDS encoding class I SAM-dependent methyltransferase, which yields MKPALSFQEGPKPYSWQQFPHGDYLRAEIERKLVPWLPRMFGYHMLKLGNLSGEIATSESPIKHQVCVAEQGLFTGVIADVDELPFYEHSVDACILSHCLEYHSDPHHILREAHRTLIPGGYIVITGFNPFSLCGLAQLLPFSRQKLPWTGRFFTPSRVKDWLNLLGFEIISDERFIHSSLARGNRLSRFAAWRRFGQQYLKPMGSVYILVARKRVAPLTPIKPKWHARPQFSPVKGAGLRQTSKQHCERDS from the coding sequence CATGGCAACAGTTCCCTCATGGTGACTATTTACGTGCTGAAATAGAGCGTAAGTTAGTTCCATGGTTGCCACGCATGTTCGGTTATCACATGTTAAAGCTTGGTAATTTAAGTGGTGAAATAGCAACCAGTGAAAGTCCTATTAAGCATCAAGTTTGCGTCGCAGAGCAGGGGTTATTTACCGGTGTAATTGCGGATGTCGATGAGTTACCTTTTTATGAGCACAGTGTTGATGCTTGCATATTATCGCATTGCTTAGAATATCATTCAGATCCGCACCATATCTTACGTGAGGCGCATCGTACTTTGATCCCCGGTGGCTATATTGTGATTACAGGCTTTAACCCGTTTAGCTTGTGTGGGTTGGCGCAGTTACTACCTTTTAGTCGCCAAAAGCTCCCTTGGACAGGGCGCTTTTTTACACCATCTCGTGTAAAAGATTGGTTGAATCTTTTAGGTTTTGAAATTATTTCCGATGAGCGTTTTATCCATTCATCGCTTGCCAGAGGCAACCGCTTATCGCGCTTTGCAGCGTGGAGACGTTTTGGCCAACAATACTTAAAACCTATGGGAAGTGTGTATATTTTAGTGGCACGAAAACGGGTTGCTCCGCTTACACCAATTAAACCTAAGTGGCATGCAAGGCCCCAATTTTCGCCAGTAAAAGGAGCGGGGCTCAGACAAACATCAAAGCAGCACTGTGAGCGGGATAGCTAA
- a CDS encoding sel1 repeat family protein → MSDKTPVGLDLEQQLDNVLAFITQPDTGGEPAKSTDSVENVLNKALYYLKNDQPPLAAKWMRLAAMAANQRAQFYMGLFFIKGQGVPHSVFHGAVWLTLASSQGYEPATAALNDLRKHISTRRLHDAQSYAATLYEQIHQQQFAHLIPREPDAI, encoded by the coding sequence ATGTCTGATAAAACACCTGTAGGCTTAGATTTAGAACAACAACTCGATAATGTACTTGCCTTCATAACCCAACCAGACACTGGTGGGGAGCCAGCAAAAAGTACAGACTCTGTTGAAAATGTACTAAATAAAGCTTTGTATTACTTAAAAAATGATCAGCCCCCTTTAGCAGCCAAATGGATGCGCCTTGCAGCGATGGCAGCGAATCAAAGAGCGCAATTTTATATGGGGCTATTTTTTATTAAAGGGCAAGGTGTGCCCCATAGCGTTTTTCACGGTGCAGTATGGTTAACTCTGGCAAGTAGCCAAGGCTATGAACCAGCAACAGCGGCACTTAACGATTTGCGTAAGCACATTAGCACACGCCGCTTACATGATGCACAAAGCTATGCAGCTACCCTATATGAACAGATCCACCAGCAACAGTTTGCTCATTTGATTCCCCGAGAACCTGACGCCATTTAA
- a CDS encoding TIGR03503 family protein, with amino-acid sequence MKKLFLAGLLCTLPLMGICAEQDKITPLERDGIQNEIPLLENRFRIDHKVEKITLLFFRERGTPAVVLVRPDGSKYHVTESLNNDDLDWHDEMTYDLITIANPMPGPWQVVGSILPDSRIIVMGEIELSVDPLPPVLFRGETIKLTGRVLNDGEPIEVGQFRDVISLHVDFVSTNNSDYANFGAGTQSITDFKDDGRGFDERPLDGVFTGEFQLSFPAGEWQPELYIETPILKRTVVQKPIVIHEPPFSYEMTLAEHEADDHLLTITLNPEVIKPETVLVQGKIYYPNNEEQMFSMDAKASQTRQLAIKNYDWGRYSVELSVFGSNINDREFMATLPTYKFEIDRPIEVVPEIVRPEIDLEAQAEQQRILEEEQRASTMLMITLIVVGNLTVLLLGWLAIRVFVQKKPLKFKFSLPFLKKKNQTSNDEQTAGEKEVGKNGSKNDKSGEILNLSMSDD; translated from the coding sequence ATGAAAAAATTATTTCTAGCGGGATTGCTATGTACGTTGCCCTTAATGGGTATATGTGCGGAACAAGATAAAATAACGCCATTGGAGCGAGATGGGATTCAAAATGAGATCCCCCTGCTAGAAAATCGTTTTCGCATTGATCACAAAGTCGAAAAAATTACCTTACTCTTCTTTCGTGAAAGAGGAACCCCCGCGGTTGTATTAGTTAGACCCGATGGTAGCAAGTACCATGTGACCGAGTCATTGAACAATGATGATTTGGATTGGCATGATGAGATGACCTATGACCTAATCACCATAGCAAATCCAATGCCTGGGCCTTGGCAGGTTGTTGGCAGTATTTTACCTGATAGTCGGATTATTGTGATGGGGGAAATTGAGTTAAGCGTGGATCCACTTCCCCCTGTATTATTTCGTGGTGAAACAATAAAACTAACAGGGCGTGTACTCAACGATGGCGAGCCAATAGAAGTCGGGCAATTTAGAGATGTTATTAGCTTACATGTCGACTTTGTAAGTACAAATAATAGTGACTATGCTAACTTTGGAGCGGGGACGCAAAGTATAACCGACTTTAAAGATGATGGGCGGGGCTTTGATGAGCGGCCTCTTGATGGCGTCTTTACGGGTGAATTTCAGTTATCCTTTCCGGCTGGAGAATGGCAACCAGAACTTTATATAGAAACACCTATCCTTAAACGCACTGTAGTACAGAAACCTATTGTTATTCATGAACCGCCATTTAGTTACGAGATGACACTGGCTGAGCATGAAGCAGATGACCATTTGCTCACTATAACTCTTAATCCTGAGGTGATTAAACCTGAAACGGTATTAGTCCAAGGGAAAATCTATTACCCAAATAATGAAGAGCAGATGTTTTCTATGGATGCGAAGGCATCTCAGACACGTCAGCTCGCTATTAAAAATTATGACTGGGGGCGATACAGTGTTGAGTTGTCAGTATTTGGTAGCAATATAAATGATCGAGAATTTATGGCTACATTGCCCACCTATAAATTTGAGATTGATAGGCCAATCGAAGTTGTACCTGAAATTGTTCGCCCTGAAATTGATTTAGAAGCGCAAGCAGAGCAACAACGAATCCTCGAAGAAGAGCAAAGAGCATCAACGATGTTAATGATAACGTTAATTGTTGTTGGAAATTTAACCGTCTTGTTGTTAGGCTGGCTAGCAATTCGAGTTTTTGTACAAAAGAAACCGCTTAAATTTAAATTTTCTTTGCCATTTTTAAAGAAAAAAAACCAAACGAGTAATGACGAACAGACAGCCGGTGAAAAAGAAGTTGGCAAAAATGGCTCAAAAAATGATAAATCAGGTGAAATTTTAAACCTTTCGATGTCAGATGACTAA
- a CDS encoding L-serine ammonia-lyase: protein MISAFDMFSIGIGPSSSHTVGPMRASRLFVNELEEKNLLANVTDIKVELFGSLGQTGIGHGSGKAVILGLAGYDPETIDADLVDDILAKIEKEQVIYLNQSHKANFPKQGAIVFHRRKTLPKHSNAMEIIASQNGEKLFSKVYYSIGGGFIVTDEEFENEKQKALEIREENPAPYPFNTAKELLELCRESGFSVSTLMMHNEKTLRSEKDIKDELFNIWQVMKACIERGMRTEGILPGGLKVKRRAPSLHLKLNIEVNNDPLRAMDWVDLFALAVNEENAAGGRVVTAPTNGAAGILPAVLMYYHTFIKEVDRDIATRYLLTAAAIGILYKKNASISGAEVGCQGEVGVACSMAAGALTEIMGGNVVQVENAAEIGMEHNLGLTCDPVGGLVQVPCIERNAMGSIKAINASRLAMRGSGEQKVTLDKVIKTMLDTGNDMKTKYKETARGGLAVNIIEC, encoded by the coding sequence ATGATCAGTGCATTCGATATGTTTAGTATTGGTATTGGCCCATCGTCATCTCACACTGTTGGCCCAATGCGCGCTTCGCGTTTATTTGTAAACGAATTAGAAGAAAAAAACTTACTTGCAAACGTTACCGATATTAAAGTTGAGCTGTTTGGCTCATTAGGTCAAACAGGAATTGGTCACGGCTCAGGTAAAGCTGTGATCTTAGGCCTTGCCGGCTATGATCCAGAAACCATTGATGCTGATTTAGTTGACGATATTCTGGCAAAAATCGAAAAAGAACAGGTTATTTACTTAAACCAAAGCCATAAAGCCAATTTCCCTAAGCAAGGTGCGATTGTATTCCATCGTCGTAAAACACTACCAAAGCACTCAAATGCGATGGAAATCATTGCGAGTCAAAATGGCGAAAAGCTATTCAGTAAAGTGTATTACTCAATCGGCGGCGGATTTATCGTAACTGACGAAGAATTCGAGAACGAAAAACAAAAAGCACTCGAAATACGCGAGGAAAACCCTGCACCTTATCCGTTTAACACAGCTAAAGAGTTATTAGAGCTATGTCGTGAATCAGGGTTTAGTGTATCAACACTTATGATGCACAACGAAAAAACCCTGCGCAGCGAGAAAGACATCAAAGATGAGCTATTTAATATTTGGCAAGTAATGAAAGCCTGTATTGAACGTGGCATGCGCACAGAAGGGATTTTACCCGGTGGTTTAAAAGTAAAACGCCGTGCACCTAGCCTCCACCTTAAATTAAATATTGAGGTAAACAATGACCCACTACGTGCGATGGATTGGGTTGATTTATTTGCTCTTGCGGTAAACGAAGAGAACGCTGCCGGCGGCCGTGTTGTTACCGCACCAACCAATGGTGCTGCAGGTATTTTACCTGCAGTATTAATGTATTATCACACTTTCATCAAAGAAGTAGACCGTGATATTGCGACTCGTTATTTATTAACAGCAGCAGCCATTGGTATTTTGTATAAAAAGAACGCGTCAATTTCGGGTGCTGAAGTAGGTTGCCAAGGTGAAGTGGGCGTTGCTTGCTCAATGGCAGCGGGGGCACTAACTGAAATCATGGGTGGTAACGTTGTTCAAGTTGAAAACGCCGCTGAAATCGGTATGGAGCACAACCTAGGTTTAACCTGTGACCCTGTTGGCGGCCTTGTGCAAGTGCCGTGTATTGAACGTAATGCAATGGGTTCAATTAAAGCGATTAATGCATCACGCCTTGCAATGCGTGGTTCTGGCGAGCAAAAAGTAACCCTAGATAAAGTAATAAAAACCATGCTCGACACAGGTAATGATATGAAAACAAAATACAAAGAAACCGCGCGCGGTGGCTTAGCAGTTAATATCATCGAGTGTTAA
- a CDS encoding MBL fold metallo-hydrolase, with product MALRIHSFFHQQSATLCYLVSCEHTKDCLLIDAPADFDMPSGELSFTTANEIISYIKTEQLTLQWLLETHAHADHITAASYIKQQLQDTHPCKLGTGEGITLVQKHFSQLYNLDMPCNGEPFDALFANKTQFQLGEYTVDVIATPGHTPDSVCYHIDGNAFVGDTFFMPDSGTARCDFPGGSAQELYDSLQRILALPDDTLLWMCHDYQPDGRPLANNTTVKEQREQNIHLKGDKQSFIATREGRDATLAVPKLLHPSIQLNIRAGQYPSKTDSKQHYLAIPLTVLL from the coding sequence ATGGCTCTGCGCATTCACTCTTTCTTTCATCAACAAAGCGCCACTCTCTGTTACTTAGTCAGTTGTGAACACACTAAAGATTGCTTACTAATTGATGCGCCTGCTGATTTTGATATGCCAAGTGGTGAGTTAAGTTTTACCACAGCCAATGAGATCATAAGCTACATAAAGACTGAGCAGCTGACATTACAATGGCTACTTGAAACTCATGCCCATGCTGACCATATCACTGCGGCAAGTTATATCAAGCAGCAATTACAAGATACTCACCCATGCAAGCTCGGCACTGGCGAAGGGATCACACTGGTTCAAAAGCACTTTAGTCAACTTTATAATCTTGATATGCCATGCAATGGTGAACCTTTTGATGCCTTATTTGCTAATAAAACACAATTTCAGTTAGGTGAATACACGGTTGATGTGATTGCCACGCCTGGCCACACGCCTGACAGCGTGTGTTATCACATTGATGGCAATGCATTTGTCGGTGACACCTTCTTTATGCCAGACAGCGGTACAGCCCGCTGCGACTTCCCTGGCGGCAGTGCGCAAGAGCTATATGATTCATTACAACGAATTTTAGCCTTACCTGACGATACCCTACTTTGGATGTGTCATGACTACCAACCAGACGGTCGCCCTCTTGCGAACAACACCACAGTGAAAGAACAGCGTGAGCAAAACATTCATTTAAAAGGGGATAAACAAAGCTTTATTGCGACTCGTGAAGGTCGAGATGCAACTTTAGCTGTACCAAAGCTGCTGCACCCCTCTATTCAATTAAATATTCGTGCAGGTCAGTATCCAAGCAAAACGGATAGTAAGCAGCATTATTTAGCTATCCCGCTCACAGTGCTGCTTTGA
- the dnaQ gene encoding DNA polymerase III subunit epsilon: MAHRQIVLDTETTGIDPKQGHRIIEIGCVELVNRRLTGNNFHVYINPQREIEEEAIDVHGITNEFLRDKPLYHQIAHEFLEYIRGAELVIHNAAFDIGHMDNEFALLNQGFPNTADVCSVLDTLKMARDLHPGQKNNLDALCRRYDIDNSKRTLHGALLDSEILADVYLAMTGGQVKLNLNQNKDEGSEQQTGGIRRLSADRAPLVVLRATEQEHAAHEERLDLVAKGGECLWRAE; this comes from the coding sequence ATGGCACATAGACAAATAGTTTTAGATACAGAAACCACGGGTATTGACCCAAAGCAAGGCCACCGCATCATTGAGATCGGTTGTGTTGAACTTGTAAATCGCCGTCTTACTGGCAATAACTTTCATGTGTATATCAATCCGCAACGTGAAATAGAAGAAGAAGCAATAGACGTACATGGTATCACCAATGAATTTTTGCGTGATAAACCTTTGTACCACCAAATTGCCCATGAGTTTTTAGAGTATATTCGCGGCGCTGAACTTGTTATTCATAACGCAGCGTTCGATATCGGCCATATGGACAATGAGTTTGCATTGTTAAATCAAGGTTTTCCAAATACTGCCGATGTATGTAGTGTGCTGGATACTTTGAAAATGGCGCGTGACTTGCACCCAGGTCAAAAGAATAACCTTGATGCACTTTGTCGTCGTTATGATATTGATAACTCAAAACGTACCTTACACGGCGCATTACTGGATTCTGAGATCCTAGCGGATGTTTACTTAGCAATGACAGGGGGTCAAGTTAAGTTAAACTTAAATCAGAATAAAGATGAAGGTTCTGAGCAACAAACTGGGGGGATTCGACGCTTAAGTGCTGACAGAGCCCCTTTAGTTGTATTAAGAGCTACAGAGCAAGAACATGCCGCTCATGAAGAACGTTTAGACTTGGTCGCTAAAGGCGGTGAGTGTTTATGGCGGGCAGAATAA
- the cysB gene encoding HTH-type transcriptional regulator CysB, translating into MKLQQLRYIVEVQNHKLNVSATAESLFTSQPGISKQVRMLEDELGVQIFGRSGKHLTHVTSAGHEIINISREILSKVEGIKAVANEHTLPDQGKLNIATTHTQARYALPNVIQGFMKKYPAVSLHMHQGTPQQISDAAARGDADFAIATEALHLYSDLVMLPCYHWNRSIVVAKTHPLAQKADNLTVADVAKYPLITYVFGFTGRSELDKAFNAHGLEPHIVFTATDADVIKTYVRLGLGVGVVASMAIDQVTDTDLVCIDASHLFEASTTKIGFRKGSFLRSYMYDFIERFAPHLTKELVERASLLRNQEDVDKLFENIELPVK; encoded by the coding sequence ATGAAACTACAACAACTCAGATACATCGTCGAAGTCCAAAATCATAAACTGAATGTCTCAGCGACAGCTGAAAGCTTATTTACATCCCAGCCAGGGATCTCTAAACAGGTTCGTATGCTAGAAGACGAGCTTGGCGTACAGATTTTCGGTCGAAGTGGTAAGCATTTAACGCATGTCACTAGTGCAGGTCATGAGATAATTAATATTTCCCGCGAAATACTATCGAAGGTTGAGGGGATTAAAGCGGTTGCCAATGAACATACTTTGCCTGATCAAGGAAAGTTAAATATTGCGACTACGCATACGCAAGCACGTTATGCATTACCTAATGTTATTCAAGGCTTCATGAAAAAGTACCCTGCAGTGTCTTTGCACATGCATCAAGGTACGCCACAGCAGATTTCTGATGCAGCAGCACGAGGCGACGCTGATTTTGCCATTGCAACAGAAGCGCTTCATTTATATTCTGATTTAGTTATGTTGCCATGCTATCACTGGAATCGCAGTATTGTAGTGGCAAAAACACACCCTCTTGCGCAAAAAGCTGATAACCTTACGGTTGCTGATGTGGCTAAATACCCACTTATTACTTACGTATTTGGTTTTACTGGCCGCTCTGAATTAGATAAAGCTTTCAATGCTCATGGGCTTGAGCCACATATCGTATTTACTGCAACAGATGCTGATGTGATTAAAACCTATGTACGTTTAGGGTTAGGTGTAGGCGTTGTCGCATCGATGGCAATAGACCAAGTAACAGACACTGATTTAGTGTGCATTGACGCTAGCCACCTGTTTGAAGCCAGCACCACCAAGATTGGCTTTAGAAAAGGCAGTTTTTTACGCAGCTACATGTATGACTTTATCGAGCGTTTTGCACCACACTTAACGAAAGAACTCGTTGAGCGAGCAAGCTTATTACGTAACCAAGAAGATGTTGATAAGCTTTTCGAAAACATTGAGTTACCAGTAAAATAA